A section of the Gemmatimonadaceae bacterium genome encodes:
- a CDS encoding ATP-binding cassette domain-containing protein: MSLLSIQQVTIAFGGPPVLDGASFSIERGERVSLVGRNGAGKSTLMKLLDGSVVADSGEIVRQGGVTVARLEQDIPDDVQGTIYEVVAEGLGEDGKLLSHYHEASLRVGVDPSDSNLRALDRLHHAIDAANGWRLHTHVETVLAHLGLDPDVAFDRASGGRKRQALLARALVRQPDVLLLDEPTNHLDIDAIEWMEGYLMEAGITLLFVTHDRAFLRRLATRILELDRGKLVDWGGDYDTYLLRKDEVLAAEQKAWDEFDRKLAIEETWIRTGIQARRTRNEGRVRALEAMRVERTARRERVGSVKLSALESERSGRLVIEARDVSFAHADREIVRAFSSTIMRGDRVGFIGPNGSGKTTLLRLLLGELEPQAGSVRHGTGLEVAYFDQLRDTLDPERSVFDSIADGADWVQLAGGRKHVHGYLQDFLFTPDRARTPVRALSGGERNRLLLARLFTRSFNVLAMDEPTNDLDIETLDLLEELLLDYSGTLLLVSHDREFLDHVVTSTLVMEGRGRVGEYAGGYSDWVRQRPAPPLVTAAKAAPAIAPPAPAPRRKDKPRKLSFREQKELDELPDRIDALERERASLFTSLADPAFLRDGVAVSAAKARLASIDDESSAAMMRWEELEAIASPGAG; this comes from the coding sequence GTGTCGCTCCTCTCCATTCAGCAGGTCACGATCGCCTTTGGTGGCCCGCCAGTGCTCGACGGGGCCTCCTTCTCCATCGAGCGCGGCGAGCGCGTCTCGCTGGTGGGGCGCAATGGGGCGGGGAAGAGCACACTGATGAAGCTGCTGGATGGCTCGGTCGTCGCCGATTCGGGTGAGATCGTGCGGCAGGGTGGAGTCACGGTGGCGCGACTGGAGCAGGACATCCCGGACGACGTGCAGGGAACGATCTACGAGGTGGTGGCGGAGGGGCTGGGTGAGGACGGGAAGCTCCTGTCGCACTATCACGAGGCTTCGCTGCGGGTCGGCGTCGACCCCTCGGACTCGAACCTCAGGGCGCTCGACCGGCTGCACCACGCCATCGACGCCGCCAATGGCTGGCGACTGCACACGCACGTCGAGACTGTCCTCGCCCATCTCGGCCTCGACCCCGACGTCGCCTTCGACCGCGCATCCGGCGGCCGCAAGCGCCAGGCGCTCCTCGCGCGTGCGCTCGTCAGGCAGCCCGACGTCCTCCTGCTCGACGAGCCGACGAATCATCTCGACATCGACGCGATCGAGTGGATGGAAGGCTACCTGATGGAGGCCGGGATCACCCTCCTCTTCGTGACGCACGATCGCGCCTTCCTGCGGCGCCTGGCGACGCGCATACTCGAGCTCGACCGCGGGAAGCTCGTTGATTGGGGAGGCGACTACGACACGTACCTTCTCCGCAAGGACGAAGTGTTGGCCGCCGAGCAGAAGGCGTGGGACGAGTTCGACCGCAAGCTGGCGATCGAGGAGACGTGGATCCGCACCGGCATCCAGGCTCGGCGAACGCGCAACGAGGGGCGCGTGCGCGCCCTCGAGGCGATGCGTGTCGAGCGCACGGCGCGGCGCGAGCGCGTCGGGTCGGTGAAGCTGTCGGCGCTGGAGAGCGAACGCTCCGGGCGCCTGGTGATCGAGGCGCGCGACGTGTCGTTCGCTCACGCCGATCGCGAGATCGTGCGCGCCTTCTCGTCCACGATCATGCGCGGCGACCGCGTGGGCTTCATCGGCCCGAACGGCTCGGGGAAGACCACGCTCCTCCGCCTCCTGCTGGGCGAACTCGAGCCGCAGGCGGGAAGCGTTAGGCACGGCACCGGGCTCGAGGTTGCTTACTTCGACCAGCTGCGTGACACGCTCGACCCCGAGCGCTCGGTCTTCGACTCGATCGCCGACGGCGCCGACTGGGTGCAGCTGGCGGGTGGACGCAAGCATGTGCACGGCTACCTGCAGGACTTCCTCTTCACGCCCGACCGGGCGCGGACCCCCGTGCGCGCCTTGTCGGGGGGCGAGCGCAATCGGCTCCTGCTGGCGCGTCTCTTCACGCGGTCGTTCAACGTGCTGGCGATGGACGAGCCAACCAACGACCTCGACATCGAGACACTCGACCTCCTCGAGGAACTCCTGCTCGACTACAGCGGGACCCTGCTCCTGGTGAGCCACGACCGCGAGTTCCTCGACCACGTGGTCACCAGCACGCTGGTGATGGAAGGGCGGGGGAGGGTGGGCGAGTATGCCGGCGGCTACAGCGACTGGGTGCGACAGCGTCCGGCCCCCCCTCTCGTCACCGCCGCCAAGGCGGCGCCTGCCATCGCACCGCCAGCGCCCGCACCCCGCCGCAAGGACAAGCCTCGCAAGCTTTCCTTTCGAGAGCAGAAGGAACTGGACGAGCTCCCCGACCGCATCGACGCGCTCGAGCGGGAAAGGGCGTCGCTCTTTACATCGCTCGCCGATCCGGCCTTCCTGCGTGATGGCGTCGCCGTGAGCGCGGCCAAGGCGCGTCTGGCATCGATCGACGACGAATCCTCAGCTGCAATGATGCGCTGGGAGGAGTTGGAGGCGATCGCGTCGCCTGGCGCGGGGTAA
- a CDS encoding amidohydrolase, with the protein MRLSNSLRPSHLVPQRRLAAVAALSVALSAWSALAHAQGANLSALHAAIDKQAIDIEAKVVAWRRDIHQHPELSFQETRTAKLVADHLKSLGLEVQTGVGGNGVVGILRGGKPGPVVALRADMDALPVTELVDLPFKSTVRAVYNGQETGVMHACGHDNHVAILMGTAEVLTGMKAQLPGTVKFIFQPAEEGPPVGGAGPMIEAGVLEKPKVDAIFGLHVGPGPLGGVSWRGGATAAAADQFRIVVRGRQTHGAYPAAGVDPIVVGSQVVLALQTIISRQSDLTTAPAILTVGAFHAGLRENIIPDSAWMIGTIRTLDPGMRTEIHQRLKRTAELIAESAGATADVKIELGYPVTMNTTALARRMLPSLQRVVGADKTTETRPGTAGEDFSRYLEKVPGFFFSLGVTPADKDPRTVAANHSPLFFADEKALPVGVRLMSSVAVDFLAQGAQVQP; encoded by the coding sequence ATGCGCCTTTCCAATTCTCTCCGCCCCTCCCACCTCGTCCCGCAACGGCGCCTCGCCGCAGTCGCCGCGCTCTCGGTCGCGCTCTCCGCGTGGTCGGCGCTTGCGCACGCGCAGGGCGCCAACCTGTCCGCGCTGCACGCCGCGATCGACAAGCAGGCGATCGACATCGAGGCAAAGGTGGTCGCGTGGCGCCGCGACATACACCAACACCCCGAACTCTCCTTCCAGGAAACGCGAACCGCCAAGCTCGTCGCCGATCACCTCAAGTCGCTGGGGCTCGAGGTCCAGACGGGGGTGGGCGGGAACGGCGTGGTCGGCATCCTGCGCGGCGGGAAGCCAGGCCCGGTGGTCGCGCTGCGCGCGGACATGGATGCGCTCCCCGTCACCGAGCTGGTCGACCTCCCCTTCAAGAGCACCGTTCGCGCGGTGTACAACGGTCAGGAGACGGGCGTCATGCACGCCTGCGGTCACGACAACCACGTCGCGATCCTGATGGGAACCGCCGAAGTGCTCACGGGGATGAAGGCGCAGCTCCCGGGTACGGTCAAGTTCATCTTCCAGCCCGCGGAGGAAGGGCCCCCCGTGGGCGGCGCAGGCCCGATGATCGAGGCGGGAGTGCTCGAGAAACCGAAGGTCGACGCGATCTTCGGCTTGCACGTCGGCCCCGGACCGTTAGGCGGCGTGTCATGGCGTGGTGGCGCCACCGCCGCAGCCGCCGACCAGTTCCGCATCGTCGTGCGTGGACGACAGACGCACGGCGCCTATCCCGCCGCCGGCGTCGATCCCATCGTCGTCGGCTCGCAGGTGGTCCTCGCGCTGCAAACGATCATTAGCCGGCAGTCCGACCTCACCACCGCCCCCGCCATCCTCACCGTCGGCGCCTTCCACGCCGGCTTGCGCGAGAACATCATCCCCGACAGTGCGTGGATGATCGGGACAATCCGCACCCTCGACCCCGGGATGCGCACCGAGATCCACCAGCGGCTGAAGCGTACCGCCGAACTCATTGCGGAGAGCGCTGGCGCCACGGCCGATGTGAAGATCGAACTCGGCTACCCGGTGACCATGAACACGACCGCACTCGCGCGGCGCATGCTCCCCTCCCTGCAGCGCGTCGTTGGCGCCGACAAGACCACCGAGACGCGCCCTGGCACCGCCGGCGAGGACTTCTCGCGCTATCTCGAAAAGGTCCCCGGCTTCTTCTTCTCCCTCGGCGTCACGCCGGCCGACAAGGACCCGCGAACGGTCGCCGCCAATCACTCCCCACTCTTCTTCGCCGACGAGAAGGCCCTTCCCGTCGGCGTCCGCCTCATGTCCAGCGTCGCCGTCGACTTCCTCGCCCAAGGCGCCCAGGTACAACCGTAA
- a CDS encoding TerC family protein — protein sequence MWAWGGFLAFVLLVLAIDLGVLNKEAHVVSIKEALRFTLVVAFLAVCFGVLVYFLYEHHWLGLGTHVDKLDGMVNDGRLAAVKFFTGYVIELSLSADNVFVIAMIFQYMRVPALYQHRVLFWGILGALAMRGGMILLGASLIARYHWILYLFGAFLVFTAARMLLAREEEHSETPGDGVVLRLLRRAFPITPTYHEQHFAVWQEGKWVLTPLAVALVLVETTDLIFAVDSIPAIFAITTDPFLVFTSNVFAILGLRSLYFALAGAIEKFRYLKVSLAAILGLVGVKMLVADLLKDHLGPNFNFWLLGMVAAILAAGVVASWWRAKRDGEGRGEMPSD from the coding sequence CTGTGGGCATGGGGCGGATTCCTCGCCTTTGTGCTGCTCGTCCTCGCCATCGACCTAGGCGTCCTGAACAAGGAAGCGCATGTGGTCTCCATCAAGGAGGCGCTGCGTTTCACGCTGGTCGTCGCCTTCCTTGCCGTCTGCTTCGGGGTGCTCGTGTACTTCCTCTACGAGCACCACTGGCTGGGGTTGGGCACGCACGTCGACAAGCTGGACGGGATGGTGAATGACGGGCGGCTGGCGGCGGTGAAGTTCTTCACGGGGTATGTGATCGAACTCTCGCTCTCGGCCGACAATGTCTTCGTCATTGCGATGATCTTCCAGTACATGCGCGTGCCGGCGCTGTACCAGCATCGCGTGCTGTTCTGGGGGATTCTCGGCGCGCTGGCGATGCGCGGGGGCATGATCCTGTTAGGCGCCTCGCTCATCGCGCGCTATCACTGGATCCTGTACCTGTTCGGGGCGTTCCTGGTGTTCACGGCGGCGAGGATGCTGCTGGCGAGGGAGGAGGAGCACAGCGAGACGCCGGGCGACGGCGTCGTGTTGCGTCTGCTGCGTCGCGCCTTCCCCATCACGCCGACCTATCACGAGCAGCACTTCGCCGTGTGGCAGGAGGGGAAGTGGGTGCTGACGCCGCTTGCCGTGGCGCTCGTGCTGGTGGAAACGACCGACCTGATCTTCGCCGTCGATTCCATTCCGGCGATCTTCGCCATCACCACCGATCCGTTCCTCGTCTTCACGAGCAACGTCTTCGCGATCCTCGGGCTGCGCTCGTTGTACTTCGCGCTGGCGGGGGCAATCGAGAAGTTCCGGTACCTGAAGGTGTCGCTGGCGGCGATCCTGGGGCTGGTAGGGGTGAAGATGCTGGTGGCGGACCTGCTCAAGGACCATCTGGGGCCGAACTTCAACTTCTGGCTGCTGGGGATGGTGGCGGCGATTCTCGCGGCGGGCGTGGTTGCCTCGTGGTGGCGGGCGAAGCGGGACGGCGAGGGGCGCGGGGAGATGCCGTCGGACTAG
- a CDS encoding ABC-F family ATP-binding cassette domain-containing protein: MTQFSFNGVGVSFGATTILRDLTFTVGEGEKWGVIGRNGSGKTTLFRMLTGEQRPTTGTIAKTPGLRIAVLDQHREFPGATTVWGAVADAFRELIDLEADLARQAAELAHAGERVSEQQLNRYARDLERFEHEGGYTYVSRVDAVLAGLGFDPAQARHEALSHLSGGERGRVALARQLVLPADVMLLDEPTNHLDLETTRWLEEYLRETRETVLVISHDRAFLDRIVDHVLHLEDLTAAAYDGGYAHFVTQRAERRLSQQRAFDKQSRAIAKEEDYIRRNIAGTNTKQAKGRRKRLAWLPRLSPPPDDESAMAVRFPPGERGGDQVAVFDRATVAIGDRVLLRGFTEWIRRGDVVGLIGANGTGKSTLLKALFGERALSSGEIRMSGGTTAAMYRQDFANVPRHKSLYDIIGDMRPMWERGTIQGHLGMVKFSGDEVMRTASSLSGGELARVALAMLMLEEANLLVFDEPTNHLDVESIEQLEDAIERYAGTVVLVSHDRELLRKLVTRVWELRDETIRVFDGDFAEFEEQRDREATERATRESAAAAERKAQEKVEARKRAEGESKRRGTARDIRRAAERSEERVTLLEQKVSELDAALADAALYTRPDGHAQATRLSRELDETRLALADAMHAWEAALSAAEALDAT, encoded by the coding sequence GTGACGCAGTTCTCCTTCAACGGTGTCGGCGTCTCGTTCGGCGCGACCACGATTCTCCGCGACCTCACCTTCACCGTGGGTGAAGGGGAGAAGTGGGGGGTGATCGGGCGCAACGGCTCGGGAAAGACGACGTTGTTCCGGATGCTCACCGGGGAGCAGCGCCCGACGACGGGGACGATCGCCAAGACGCCGGGGCTGCGCATCGCGGTGCTCGATCAGCATCGTGAGTTCCCGGGCGCGACCACCGTGTGGGGGGCGGTGGCCGACGCCTTCCGCGAGCTGATCGACCTCGAGGCTGACCTGGCCCGGCAGGCCGCGGAGCTCGCACATGCGGGAGAGCGAGTCAGCGAGCAGCAACTCAATCGCTACGCGCGTGACCTGGAGCGGTTCGAGCACGAAGGGGGCTATACCTACGTTTCGCGAGTCGACGCGGTACTGGCGGGACTTGGCTTCGACCCCGCGCAGGCGCGTCACGAGGCGCTGTCGCACCTGAGCGGCGGCGAACGCGGGCGTGTCGCGCTGGCGCGCCAGCTGGTGCTCCCGGCCGATGTCATGTTGCTGGACGAGCCCACGAATCACCTTGACCTGGAGACGACGCGCTGGCTGGAGGAGTACCTGCGCGAGACGCGCGAGACGGTGCTGGTGATCTCGCACGATCGCGCCTTCCTGGACCGGATCGTCGACCACGTGTTGCACCTGGAGGACCTGACCGCCGCGGCGTACGACGGCGGCTATGCGCACTTCGTGACGCAGCGCGCCGAGCGGCGGCTGTCGCAACAGCGGGCGTTCGACAAACAATCGAGAGCGATTGCGAAGGAGGAGGACTACATCCGGCGCAACATCGCGGGGACCAACACGAAGCAGGCAAAGGGGCGGCGCAAGCGCCTCGCCTGGCTTCCGCGCCTGAGTCCCCCGCCCGACGACGAGTCGGCCATGGCGGTGCGGTTTCCTCCGGGCGAGCGTGGTGGTGACCAGGTCGCGGTGTTCGATCGCGCGACGGTGGCGATTGGCGATCGCGTCCTGTTGCGCGGCTTCACCGAGTGGATTCGCCGGGGGGATGTCGTGGGATTGATCGGGGCGAACGGCACGGGGAAATCCACGCTGCTCAAGGCGCTGTTCGGCGAGCGCGCGCTGTCGTCCGGCGAGATCAGGATGAGTGGTGGGACCACGGCCGCGATGTATCGACAGGACTTCGCCAACGTGCCGCGCCACAAGTCGCTGTATGACATCATCGGCGACATGCGCCCGATGTGGGAGCGCGGGACAATCCAGGGACACCTGGGGATGGTGAAGTTCTCGGGTGATGAGGTGATGCGTACGGCGTCGTCGCTCTCGGGGGGCGAGCTGGCGCGCGTGGCGCTGGCGATGCTCATGCTCGAGGAGGCCAACCTCCTGGTCTTCGATGAGCCGACCAACCACCTGGACGTGGAATCGATCGAGCAGCTCGAGGACGCGATCGAGCGCTATGCGGGGACGGTGGTCCTGGTGAGCCACGACCGGGAGTTGCTTCGCAAGCTGGTGACGCGCGTGTGGGAGCTCCGCGACGAGACGATTCGCGTCTTCGACGGAGATTTCGCCGAGTTCGAGGAGCAGCGCGATCGCGAGGCGACGGAGCGCGCGACGCGCGAGTCGGCGGCTGCAGCGGAGCGCAAGGCGCAGGAGAAGGTCGAGGCAAGGAAGCGCGCCGAGGGCGAGTCGAAGCGGCGCGGCACGGCGCGCGACATCCGACGGGCGGCGGAACGTTCGGAGGAGCGGGTAACGTTACTGGAGCAGAAGGTGTCCGAACTTGACGCCGCGCTGGCCGATGCGGCGCTGTACACTCGTCCGGATGGCCATGCGCAGGCCACGCGCTTGTCACGCGAACTGGACGAGACCAGGCTCGCGCTGGCGGATGCGATGCACGCGTGGGAAGCGGCGCTGTCGGCGGCGGAAGCGCTGGACGCGACGTAG
- a CDS encoding hydrolase: MIDHPLPSAAPSAYQPAWWLSNPHVSTMWGKFFRSPPALDASVERLCTPDGDILDVVRTKAPAQAPEEAPTFLLLHGLEGTLRSHYAAGMLREAQRHGWQANLLLFRSCNGEPNRAARSYHSGETTDLQFTVERLLEERPRAPLVLAGVSLGGNVLLKWLGERGDSLSPHVAAAVAVSTPFDLARSCAHIDSGFARLYAWNFLRTLKAKALEKIRQHPGIADPARVAAANSLWAFDDAFTSVVHGFVDAADYYYQSSSIRYLHAIRVPTLLLSARDDPFHPPEVLHDVEDIARHNPSLHLEFPARGGHVGFVEGLHPARTTYYMERRITHFANTQLGGSLHHGAPITRTLG; encoded by the coding sequence GTGATTGATCACCCGCTCCCATCCGCAGCGCCCAGCGCCTATCAGCCGGCGTGGTGGCTCTCCAACCCGCATGTCTCCACCATGTGGGGGAAGTTCTTCCGCTCCCCTCCCGCGCTCGATGCCAGCGTCGAGCGTTTGTGTACCCCCGACGGCGACATCCTCGATGTCGTGCGCACCAAGGCCCCTGCGCAGGCACCCGAGGAGGCCCCCACCTTCCTCCTGCTCCACGGCCTCGAGGGAACGTTGCGGTCCCACTACGCCGCCGGGATGCTCCGCGAAGCGCAACGGCACGGGTGGCAGGCAAACCTCCTCCTGTTCCGCTCCTGCAACGGCGAGCCCAATCGCGCCGCTCGCTCATATCACTCCGGCGAGACAACCGACCTGCAGTTCACGGTCGAGCGACTCCTCGAGGAGCGACCCCGTGCCCCGTTGGTGCTGGCCGGTGTGTCGTTAGGCGGCAATGTCCTCCTCAAGTGGCTCGGCGAGCGCGGGGACTCGCTCTCGCCGCATGTCGCTGCCGCGGTCGCCGTCTCCACCCCCTTCGACCTCGCGCGCTCCTGCGCTCATATCGACAGCGGCTTCGCCCGCCTCTACGCCTGGAACTTCCTCAGAACACTCAAGGCCAAGGCCCTCGAGAAGATCCGGCAACACCCGGGCATCGCCGACCCTGCGCGCGTCGCGGCGGCCAATTCCCTGTGGGCCTTCGACGACGCCTTCACCTCGGTCGTCCACGGCTTCGTCGACGCCGCCGACTATTACTACCAGTCGTCGTCCATCCGGTACCTCCACGCCATCCGCGTCCCGACGCTCCTGCTCAGCGCACGCGACGACCCTTTTCACCCCCCGGAAGTCCTGCACGACGTCGAAGACATCGCGCGGCACAACCCGTCGCTCCACCTCGAGTTCCCCGCCCGCGGCGGACACGTCGGTTTCGTCGAGGGACTCCACCCCGCGCGCACCACATACTACATGGAGCGCCGCATCACACACTTCGCCAACACCCAGCTCGGCGGATCGCTCCACCATGGAGCCCCCATCACCCGAACGTTAGGATAG
- the mnmG gene encoding tRNA uridine-5-carboxymethylaminomethyl(34) synthesis enzyme MnmG, with product MSATEHDFDVIVIGAGHAGTEAAVAAARSGATVALVTSALETIGQMSCNPAIGGVAKGTVVREVDALGGIMARATDLAMLQFRMLNRGKGAAVWAPRAQCDRGLYRRAVRSLLEQQPLLHTIQGTVARLLLDHAGRTVHGVETLEGRRFGAKAVVITAGTFLRGRIHIGTETRIAGGRAGEGAALHLAEQLEEAGLEVARFKTGTPPRIDGRSVRFDSLERQSSEVDQFDYSWSHFWATPRRHHNGTRHPEQMECWVTYLGEPGKRIIQENIARSAMYGGAIASRGPRYCPSVEDKIVKFPAAERHQVFLEPEGHDTSELYVNGMSTSLPAPVQLDVLRTIPGLDDVRMTRAGYAIEYDYFPPTQLDQSLQVKAIAGLYFAGQVNGTTGYEEAAGQGVVAGINAACAAMGSAPLYLGRETSYIGVLVDDLVHRGVDEPYRLFTSRSEFRLTVRQDNALRRLAPVALERNLYGAREAAIVAQRLEDEDRALRLAAETSIRPEQVNARLAVLGSAPIPHSLKVLELARRQEVQLRELFALTGVGDNLALDALVTAELEIKYAGYFERERVQADKLRRMGHFALEADLPYASMQSVSFEARQKFAHQRPRSLAQAASIPGVSPNDLQNLVLEVERHRRVASKGNAAS from the coding sequence ATGTCCGCCACCGAACACGACTTCGATGTCATCGTCATCGGGGCTGGTCACGCCGGCACCGAGGCGGCCGTTGCCGCGGCGCGGTCGGGGGCCACCGTTGCCCTCGTCACGAGCGCGCTCGAGACCATTGGACAGATGTCGTGCAATCCCGCCATCGGTGGGGTCGCCAAGGGTACGGTCGTACGCGAAGTCGATGCGCTGGGCGGCATCATGGCGCGCGCCACCGATCTGGCCATGCTCCAGTTCCGGATGCTCAATCGCGGCAAGGGGGCCGCCGTCTGGGCACCGCGCGCGCAATGCGATCGCGGGTTGTACCGTCGAGCCGTGCGCTCTCTCCTGGAACAGCAGCCGCTGCTCCACACCATTCAGGGGACGGTCGCCCGACTACTGCTCGACCACGCCGGGCGGACAGTCCACGGCGTCGAGACGCTCGAGGGACGACGGTTCGGCGCCAAGGCGGTGGTCATCACCGCCGGCACCTTCCTGCGGGGCCGCATTCACATCGGGACTGAAACGCGCATCGCTGGCGGGCGCGCGGGTGAGGGTGCGGCCCTTCACCTCGCGGAGCAGCTCGAGGAGGCGGGGCTCGAGGTGGCGCGCTTCAAGACGGGAACTCCTCCGCGCATCGACGGACGCAGTGTCCGCTTCGACTCACTGGAGCGCCAATCCAGCGAAGTCGATCAGTTCGACTATTCCTGGTCTCACTTCTGGGCGACGCCTCGGCGACATCATAACGGCACCAGACATCCTGAGCAGATGGAGTGCTGGGTTACGTACCTCGGTGAGCCTGGCAAGCGCATCATCCAGGAGAATATCGCCCGGTCGGCGATGTATGGTGGCGCTATCGCCTCGCGCGGCCCCCGATATTGCCCTTCCGTCGAGGACAAGATCGTCAAGTTTCCCGCCGCCGAACGACATCAGGTCTTCCTTGAGCCCGAGGGTCACGACACCTCCGAACTGTACGTTAACGGCATGTCGACCTCGCTCCCTGCCCCCGTACAGCTCGACGTGCTGCGCACCATTCCGGGGCTCGACGATGTTCGGATGACCCGTGCCGGATACGCCATCGAGTACGACTACTTCCCGCCGACGCAGCTCGACCAGTCGCTGCAGGTCAAGGCGATCGCTGGTCTCTACTTCGCCGGCCAGGTCAACGGTACAACCGGGTACGAGGAGGCGGCGGGGCAGGGGGTCGTCGCCGGCATCAATGCGGCGTGCGCCGCGATGGGGAGCGCACCGCTCTACTTGGGGCGCGAAACGTCCTACATCGGTGTGCTCGTCGACGACCTCGTCCACCGCGGCGTCGACGAACCGTACCGACTCTTCACCTCGCGTTCGGAGTTTCGCCTGACGGTGCGACAGGACAACGCGTTGCGGCGCCTCGCCCCGGTGGCCCTCGAGCGGAATCTCTATGGCGCGCGCGAAGCGGCCATCGTCGCCCAGCGCCTCGAGGACGAAGATCGCGCATTGCGCCTGGCGGCCGAGACGAGCATTCGGCCGGAACAGGTCAACGCGCGCCTGGCCGTGCTCGGCAGCGCCCCCATTCCGCATTCGCTCAAGGTGCTCGAGCTCGCACGCCGTCAGGAGGTACAGCTCCGCGAACTCTTCGCGCTCACCGGTGTTGGCGACAACCTTGCACTCGACGCTCTCGTCACCGCCGAGCTCGAGATCAAGTATGCGGGCTACTTCGAGCGGGAACGCGTGCAGGCCGACAAGCTCCGGCGCATGGGACATTTCGCCCTCGAGGCCGACTTGCCGTACGCGTCGATGCAATCCGTCTCCTTCGAGGCGCGGCAGAAGTTCGCCCACCAGCGTCCGCGCTCCCTCGCTCAAGCGGCGAGCATTCCCGGCGTCTCCCCCAACGACCTGCAGAATCTCGTCCTGGAAGTCGAGCGCCATCGCCGCGTTGCGAGCAAGGGGAACGCGGCGTCCTGA